A window of the Euwallacea similis isolate ESF13 chromosome 20, ESF131.1, whole genome shotgun sequence genome harbors these coding sequences:
- the LOC136415572 gene encoding uncharacterized protein → MTLIIPTKTNRIRLYGFSDSSEKAYGACIYVASEDESGSHELRLLTGKSRVAPAKKLTLPRLELLAAHLLAKLMNTVRQILDIQISDLRYFTDSSIVLAWLKIDPAHLKTFVANRVAKINELTKITEWAHVPSKANPADAISRGLSLLDF, encoded by the exons ATGAC GCTTATAATTCCAACAAAGACGAATCGTATAAGATTGTACGGATTTTCTGATAGCTCCGAAAAGGCTTACGGAGCCTGTATTTACGTGGCCTCGGAGGATGAGTCAGGTAGTCACGAATTACGACTGTTGACAGGAAAATCAAGGGTAGCTCCAGCTAAAAAACTGACCTTGCCTCGACTTGAGCTTCTAGCGGCCCACCTTTTGGCCAAACTAATGAATACGGTAAgacaaattttagacatacaAATATCAGACTTACGATACTTCACGGATTCTAGTATTGTTTTGGCATGGTTGAAAATTGATCCTGCTCACCTTAAGACCTTTGTTGCCAATCGAgtggcaaaaattaatgaattgacTAAGATAACGGAGTGGGCTCACGTGCCAAGCAAGGCCAACCCTGCAGATGCAATATCGAGAGGATTGAGCctgttggatttctga
- the LOC136415573 gene encoding uncharacterized protein, translating into MGGLWEAAVKSTKFHLRRVLGESSLTYEEMYTLLVKIEACLNSRPLMPISNDINDYAPLTPAHFLIGDSLASLPQPDYQNAVISRLSHYERLQQLQQHFWNSWSRDYLTNLQTRCKWKKTVDKTIDIGALVLLVEHNTAPLRWILARVVELHEGKDHVIRVVSVRLPNGTISRRSLSKICPLPMNNE; encoded by the coding sequence ATGGGAGGATTGTGGGAGGCGGCGGTGAAATCGACTAAGTTTCATCTTCGCCGCGTCTTAGGTGAATCATCTCTAACATACGAAGAGATGTACACcctattagtaaaaatcgaaGCTTGTCTCAACTCGCGACCACTAATGCCAATCTCAAACGACATAAACGACTATGCACCCTTAACCCCCGCGCATTTCCTTATTGGTGACTCGTTGGCAAGTTTACCACAACCCGACTACCAGAACGCCGTTATCTCTCGCTTATCTCATTACGAACGACTACAACAACTCCAacagcatttttggaatagttgGTCCAGGgattatttgacaaatttgcaaactcgaTGCAAATGGAAGAAAACTGTAGATAAAACCATAGATATTGGAGCATTAGTTTTACTGGTGGAACACAATACTGCCCCACTGCGTTGGATTTTAGCTCGAGTTGTCGAACTCCACGAAGGAAAGGATCATGTGATACGTGTAGTGTCAGTGCGCTTACCCAATGGAACTATATCGCGAAGATCATTGTCAAAAATATGCCCATTGCCCATGAATAATGAATAa
- the LOC136415471 gene encoding bifunctional sulfatase/alpha-L-rhamnosidase-like, translating to MLTRKEFSASTGLLASAWIRITAQSPEAARQYVYKLWLNNNFIGLGPVRGQNTSKEEAHYHIYDISDQLQEGDNVVAVLAYANDNHAFMLDLVVQNTDGTKSVLCSSSVDWKARSAGAWLPDKGFLNTTYYKSPYEYIDARNEPLGWLTSGFDDSQWNNAVLTAAVSNLKPALSGRMILCKQSTISITSLGTNHWLLDVGKEVVGGIFINVTGSTGITLEIRLGEEKNSDGGARYQLRSGLTYREIWTLRDGEQLLQHWGYRAFRWVEIIASGEVDITKAVNIMVLKMPWDDEQSSFSSSTQALNDVYNFCRYTIEGTRLDLYQDTPTRERGPYEGDAVINQLSEYYTQRSWALARYSTGYFIHCRTWPAEYYLMAPILAWQDYLHTGDIFLLAEEYDDLKNHTFDTYLNSNGVVEKDIGESSVTNGDLVDWPTSNRDDYDLQRINTVINAWQYACYHALAEISAVLNYTSESTNWANKATTLRNYFNTNFIGENHLFFDGYNTNTQAISDHQSQHATAFSLALGLVKDSTREVCGEALANDISLRGVRTSVYGAQFLLEALMNSGQAGTAINFLTDTTLYSWRNMIDIWGATMVMEAWDPSMKSNTTFSHSWGTAPANIIPRFIAGVQVTKPGAEEITIFPNPGTLNDFIARVPIIRGIVEVKFNRNASEILLLTLPPNVKGKLILDLTQLPEINKNTVSVFDGNGNTIAAIISGDRLIVEEVQPISLKMQYQRASISQPAFTMVARMPTTLQILVRSFKMF from the exons ATGCTGACCCGAAAAGAGTTTTCAGCTAGCACTGGCTTACTTGCTAGCGCTTGGATTCGCATTACTGCGCAGTCTCCGGAGGCTGCACGTCAGTACGTTTACAAGTTATGGctaaataacaatttcattGGACTGGGACCGGTGCGTGGCCAGAATACTAGCAAAGAGGAAGCACATTATCATATTTATGATATCAGCGATCAGTTGCAGGAAGGGGACAATGTCGTTGCAGTCCTGGCTTATGCTAATGACAACCATGCTTTCATGCTGGATTTGGTTGTTCAGAATACTGACGGCACAAAAAGCGTCTTGTGCAGCAGCAGCGTCGACTGGAAGGCGCGTTCCGCTGGAGCATGGTTGCCAGATAAGGGTTTTTTGAATACTACATACTACAAATCACCTTATGAATATATTGACGCGCGTAATGAACCCTTGGGGTGGCTGACATCAGGGTTTGATGATTCACAGTGGAATAATGCTGTGTTGACGGCAGCCGTCAGTAATCTGAAACCAGCGCTGTCTGGCAGGATGATATTATGCAAACAGAGTACTATCAGCATCACCTCGTTGGGAACCAATCACTGGCTGTTGGATGTAGGGAAAGAAGTAGTGGGAGGAATTTTCATTAACGTAACGGGCAGCACTGGCATCACATTGGAGATCAGGCTGGGTGAGGAGAAAAATAGCGATGGTGGCGCTCGTTATCAACTACGTAGCGGTTTAACCTACCGTGAAATCTGGACGCTAAGGGACGGTGAGCAGTTGCTTCAACACTGGGGATATAGGGCCTTTCGTTGGGTTGAAATCATCGCTAGCGGTGAGGTAGATATCACTAAAGCCGTTAATATCATGGTGTTAAAGATGCCCTGGGACGACGAGCAATCATCATTTTCATCTTCCACTCAAGCGTTGAATGATGTTTATAATTTCTGCCGGTATACAATAGAAGGAACGCGATTGGATCTCTATCAGGATACTCCAACCAGGGAAAGAGGCCCATATGAAGGAGACGCGGTTATTAACCAGCTTTCCGAATACTACACGCAACGCTCATGGGCTCTGGCGCGCTATTCTACAGGCTACTTTATCCACTGCCGCACCTGGCCTGCCGAATATTACCTTATGGCCCCCATTCTTGCCTGGCAAGATTACCTACATACAGGCGACATCTTTCTGTTGGCGGAGGAATAcgatgatttaaaaaatcatacttTCGATACTTACCTCAACAGCAATGGTGTTGTTGAAAAGGACATCGGAGAATCGAGCGTTACAAACGGTGATTTGGTGGACTGGCCCACTAGTAACCGCGATGACTACGATTTACAAAGAATAAATACTGTCATCAACGCCTGGCAATATGCCTGCTACCATGCGTTGGCCGAAATTAGCGCGGTACTTAATTATACATCGGAGAGTACGAACTGGGCAAATAAAGCCACTACAttgagaaattatttcaacACAAATTTTATCGGTGAAAATCACCTGTTTTTTGATGGCTACAACACCAACACACAGGCAATTTCTGACCATCAGTCACAACATGCTACGGCGTTTTCACTGGCACTGGGTCTGGTTAAAGATAGCACTCGAGAAGTCTGTGGGGAGGCTCTTGCAAACGATATATCTTTGCGTGGTGTACGCACCAGTGTTTATGGAGCACAATTCTTGCTGGAAGCCCTGATGAATTCCGGGCAGGCTGGCACAGCCATTAATTTCCTAACCGATACTACCTTGTATTCGTGGCGCAACATGATTGACATCTGGGGGGCGACAATGGTGATGGAGGCCTGGGACCCTTCAATGAAAAGCAATACGACCTTTTCCCATTCCTGGGGGACAGCGCCAGCAAACATCATTCCACGCTTTATTGCGGGCGTTCAGGTCACAAAACCGGGCGCAGAGGAGATCACTATTTTTCCTAATCCGGGTACTCTGAATGATTTTATTGCCAGAGTTCCTATCATCAGGGGCATTGTTGAGGTTAAATTCAATCGGAATGCGAGTGAAATTTTGCTCTTAACGCTTCCCCCCAATGTTAAGGGGAAACTGATTCTCGATTTGACACAATTACCGGAGATCAACAAAAACACAGTATCGGTGTTCGATGGTAACGGCAATACTATAGCAGCGATAATCAGTGGCGACCGGCTTATTGTCGAGGAAGTTCAGCCAATATCATTAAAA ATGCAGTATCAACGTGCCAGTATATCCCAGCCAGCCTTTACTATGGTAGCGAGGATGCCAACTACTCTTCAAATTCTGGTCAGaagctttaaaatgttttga
- the LOC136415514 gene encoding glucose-fructose oxidoreductase domain-containing protein 2, whose product MLPGIGVFGTGPVVKVLVPILRENGFRIEAIWSRTIQEAQETAKALNIPFFTNKIDDVLLRKDVDLIFVLCSPNLHAQISVKALGIGKHVVCDKPAGLNQADALKMVRAGQYYPSLISLINHSFRFLPAFIQLKKKIEDNYLGSPITLIDIRIQSGSLFTDIDAFDWKCDGVMGGGTLNLVGSHIVDLVTFLTGEKAVRVHGVVRNFTKQTDIIKGIRQITAPDFCAFQMELQDGILVTVTINSHTIGSSFQQEIMVCSSTGHLVVRGGDLFGRKDKNTEEVIYLDVEDLKCPMPNSALPKTFIKGLCKMVSALREAFLPVNDQAGWIKEPVSAAANFEDGLYVQAVLSAIKQSSQNKQWVKVSVMTEQPDKNELLSAVVRRTAISMS is encoded by the exons ATGCTTCCAGGTATCGGCGTTTTCGGTACTGGACCAGTAGTCAAAGTACTGGTGCCTATACTAAGAGAAAACGGATTTCGAATAGAAGCCATTTGGAGCAGAACAATTCAAGAAGCGCAAGAAACCGCCAAAGCTCTCAACATCccattttttactaataaaatagaTGATGTTTTATTAAGGAAGGACGTGGACTTAATATTTGTGTTATGTTCTCCAAATTTACATGCCCAAATCTCAGTTAAAGCTCTTGGGATTGGAAAACATGTTGTCTGCGATAAACCAGCTGGTCTTAATCAGGCAGATGCACTAAAAATGGTCAGAGCAGGACAGTATTATCCTTCACTTATATCTCTTATAAATCACTCATTTAG ATTCCTACCTGCTTTCatccaattaaaaaagaaaattgaagataatTATTTAGGTTCTCCAATTACTTTGATTGACATTAGAATTCAAAGTGGGTCCTTGTTCACAGATATTGATGCATTTGATTGGAAATGTGATGGTGTAATGGGAG gGGGCACATTAAACCTTGTTGGGAGCCATATAGTCGACTTAGTAACATTCCTGACAGGAGAAAAGGCTGTTAGGGTGCATGGGGTAGTGCGCAATTTTACCAAACAGACAGATATTATAAAGGGAATTAGGCAAATCACTGCCCCTGATTTCTGTGCATTCCAAATGGAGTTACAGGATGGTATATTAGTCACTGTTACAATAAATAGTCATACAATTGGTAGTTCATTCCAACAGGAGATTATGGTTTGCAGTAGCACTGGGCATTTAGTG GTACGAGGAGGTGATTTGTTTGGACGTAAAGATAAAAACACTGAAGAAGTAATATACTTGGATGTGGAAGATTTAAAATGCCCAATGCCAAATTCAGCTCTTCCTAAAACATTTATCAAAGGTCTGTGTAAAATGGTGTCAGCTCTAAGAGAGGCTTTCTTGCCTGTCAATGATCAGGCTGGATGGATTAAAGAGCCAG tttCTGCTGCTGCTAATTTTGAAGATGGGTTGTATGTTCAAGCTGTTCTCAGTGCCATAAAACAATCCTCACAAAACAAGCAGTGGGTGAAAGTAAGTGTAATGACAGAGCAACCTGACAAAAATGAACTGCTTAGCGCTGTTGTTAGGAGAACTGCAATCTCCATGTCTTAA
- the LOC136415595 gene encoding uncharacterized protein isoform X2 produces the protein MKLESAALLIPCNSALKGEVYHSPQVLKVAHLLKFTGFTLQKISIVEENEKHIAPELELLTKLYDIVIVLTIDRAECVGQALAAATLQDLVDFKDLEPYAAIKWPAAVKLLKSDSSCPIIYIQRIFILISKYLDEQLNQMEPYLRHYQADCKFSKVFTVNLNGSKRHLEPLKNNDNFSIIFEKKSTINMVEHGELTLVAKNLKSLVKGELLLGNALGSDILSSRWVDDMSDLIYHSSDTHIRESIDIMSVTGNIKDALHITIGKKPHLKACLMGTRRTDPHCSHLNFLQMTDSDWPQVMRCSPFLNWHYTDIWDYILYYNVPYCKLYDYGYTSLGNAVNTIRNPNLLFFDGEKNVYLPAYKMLKEKNERSGRNVSKI, from the exons ATGAAGCTCGAATCAGCTGCACTTCTGATCCCTTGCAACTCTGCATTAAAGGGCGAAGTCTATCATTCGCCGCAGGTCCTCAAAGTCGCCCATCTATTAAAATTCACAGGATTCACTCTTCAGAAAATATCTATAGTAGAGGAAAATGAGAAACATATTGCCCCTGAGCTGGAGCTTCTAACAAAACTTTATGATATAGTTATAGTCCTTACAATTGATAGGGCTGAATGTGTGGGTCAAGCTCTAGCAGCAGCAACTCTTCAAGATCTAGTTGATTTTAAGGATCTAGAACCATATGCTGCAATCAAATGGCCGGCTGCTGTCAAGCTGTTAAAGTCAGACAGCTCTTGCCCTATAATTTATATCCAAAGAATCTTCATTCTTATCTCCAAATACCTGGATGAGCAGTTAAATCAAATGGAACCATACTTAAGACACTACCAAGCagattgcaaattttcaaaagtgtTTACTGTTAATTTGAATGGATCTAAACGACACCTTGAGCCTCTCAAAAATAATGACAATTTTAGTATTATATTTGAGAAGAAGAGCACTATAAATATGGTTGAACATGGCGAGTTAACATTAgtagctaaaaatttaaagtccTTAGTGAAAGGTGAATTATTGTTAGGAAATGCTTTGGGATCTGACATTTTAAGCTCACGTTGGGTTGATGATATGAgtgatttaatttatcatagtTCAGATACACATATTAGGGAATCTATTGAC ATTATGAGCGTGACTGGCAATATAAAGGATGCTTTGCATATTACCATTGGGAAAAAACCACACCTGAAAGCGTGTTTGATGGGCACGCGAAGGACTGATCCACATTGCTCTCACCTGAACTTTTTACAG ATGACAGACTCGGACTGGCCGCAAGTAATGCGATGTAGCCCCTTCTTAAACTGGCATTATACAGATATATGGGATTACATATTATATTACAATGTTCCTTATTGTAAACTGTATGATTATGGTTATACATCGTTGGGCAACGCTGTAAATACAATTCGCAATCCTAATTTACTGTTCTTCGACGGGGAAAAAAACGTCTATTTGCCGGCTTATAAAATGTTGAAGGAGAAAAATGAAAGGAGCGGAAGGAACGTTAGTAAAATATGA
- the LOC136415595 gene encoding probable FAD synthase isoform X1, with protein MKLESAALLIPCNSALKGEVYHSPQVLKVAHLLKFTGFTLQKISIVEENEKHIAPELELLTKLYDIVIVLTIDRAECVGQALAAATLQDLVDFKDLEPYAAIKWPAAVKLLKSDSSCPIIYIQRIFILISKYLDEQLNQMEPYLRHYQADCKFSKVFTVNLNGSKRHLEPLKNNDNFSIIFEKKSTINMVEHGELTLVAKNLKSLVKGELLLGNALGSDILSSRWVDDMSDLIYHSSDTHIRESIDVIEKCLDEYGFENIFLSFNGGKDCTVLLHLVQTVLSKKYPKKYTNIKLFCLYVKSDKAFKEQDEFIQQCMVFYNLEIMSVTGNIKDALHITIGKKPHLKACLMGTRRTDPHCSHLNFLQMTDSDWPQVMRCSPFLNWHYTDIWDYILYYNVPYCKLYDYGYTSLGNAVNTIRNPNLLFFDGEKNVYLPAYKMLKEKNERSGRNVSKI; from the exons ATGAAGCTCGAATCAGCTGCACTTCTGATCCCTTGCAACTCTGCATTAAAGGGCGAAGTCTATCATTCGCCGCAGGTCCTCAAAGTCGCCCATCTATTAAAATTCACAGGATTCACTCTTCAGAAAATATCTATAGTAGAGGAAAATGAGAAACATATTGCCCCTGAGCTGGAGCTTCTAACAAAACTTTATGATATAGTTATAGTCCTTACAATTGATAGGGCTGAATGTGTGGGTCAAGCTCTAGCAGCAGCAACTCTTCAAGATCTAGTTGATTTTAAGGATCTAGAACCATATGCTGCAATCAAATGGCCGGCTGCTGTCAAGCTGTTAAAGTCAGACAGCTCTTGCCCTATAATTTATATCCAAAGAATCTTCATTCTTATCTCCAAATACCTGGATGAGCAGTTAAATCAAATGGAACCATACTTAAGACACTACCAAGCagattgcaaattttcaaaagtgtTTACTGTTAATTTGAATGGATCTAAACGACACCTTGAGCCTCTCAAAAATAATGACAATTTTAGTATTATATTTGAGAAGAAGAGCACTATAAATATGGTTGAACATGGCGAGTTAACATTAgtagctaaaaatttaaagtccTTAGTGAAAGGTGAATTATTGTTAGGAAATGCTTTGGGATCTGACATTTTAAGCTCACGTTGGGTTGATGATATGAgtgatttaatttatcatagtTCAGATACACATATTAGGGAATCTATTGAC gTAATTGAGAAGTGTCTTGATGAATATggttttgaaaacatttttttgagtttcAATGGAGGCAAAGACTGCACTGTGCTGCTCCATTTAGTCCAGACAGTCTTGAGCAAAAAATACCCAAAAAAATACACTAATATAAAGCTTTTCTGTCTCTATGTGAAGAGCGACAAAGCCTTTAAAGAACAGGATGAATTTATTCAACAATGCATGGTATTTTATAACTTAGAG ATTATGAGCGTGACTGGCAATATAAAGGATGCTTTGCATATTACCATTGGGAAAAAACCACACCTGAAAGCGTGTTTGATGGGCACGCGAAGGACTGATCCACATTGCTCTCACCTGAACTTTTTACAG ATGACAGACTCGGACTGGCCGCAAGTAATGCGATGTAGCCCCTTCTTAAACTGGCATTATACAGATATATGGGATTACATATTATATTACAATGTTCCTTATTGTAAACTGTATGATTATGGTTATACATCGTTGGGCAACGCTGTAAATACAATTCGCAATCCTAATTTACTGTTCTTCGACGGGGAAAAAAACGTCTATTTGCCGGCTTATAAAATGTTGAAGGAGAAAAATGAAAGGAGCGGAAGGAACGTTAGTAAAATATGA
- the LOC136415437 gene encoding musculin-like encodes MPRKRRSVSSEDSDDEFDDMRHPQRNAANARERARMRVLSKAFCRLKTTLPWVPADTKLSKLDTLRLATSYIAHLRAVLMDQPPPGDGTHKHPLTLTWPFSFQQQRPDSSTDGSSLYQDQINPQQSPWADVPPSQHPVVRDKDVSYYY; translated from the exons ATGCCAAGAAAACGAAGATCCGTGAGCTCAGAAGACTCAGACGATGAGTTTGATGACATGAGACATCCTCAAAGGAATGCCGCTAATGCACGCGAGAGGGCACGCATGAGGGTACTGAGCAAAGCATTTTGTAG GTTAAAAACTACCCTACCATGGGTACCGGCAGACACAAAACTCTCTAAACTGGATACTTTAAGGTTGGCAACCAGCTACATTGCACATCTTCGAGCAGTACTCATGGACCAACCCCCACCAGGAGATGGAACCCATAAGCATCCCCTAACCCTG ACTTGGCCCTTCAGCTTCCAACAGCAAAGACCAGATTCATCAACAGATGGTTCGTCGCTGTACCAAGACCAAATTAATCCACAGCAGTCCCCGTGGGCTGACGTTCCACCCTCTCAACACCCCGTCGTTAGGGATAAAGACGTATCCTATTACTATTAA